CGGTATCGTCTTTATATGAGGTGAAGATGATTGGCGCCTCAGCCGTGCCAAAGGCATTGAGACCGGCAGGGTAGTTCATTCCATTTGCGATCTGAAGGTACGTACCAGTCTGAAACTTCACAACCACCCCAGGCTCAATCGTCAGGGTGATGGGGGTGCTGGTATTTCCATAGAACTGGACTGAGGAAGTGACAACATACGGGCTGCCGGAAAGGGTCCATGTGGTGTCGGTGGAGATACGCCCACCGACTGTTTGTGAATAAACAATGTCGGGAATAATTAGAATCAGGCTCAGCAACAACCAGATGAAAGACACAATAAATGACTCCAGGGTGAACTAATAGCCATAATGCTTTATATGGCAGACGAAATATACTCCATACATATTATAATGTCAAGATAGTAAATGCGTCTCATTAACCAATTGACAACAAAATCTCATCATGATAACTTACACATCCTGTAAATAATATAACACCAAAGGAGACTTATGAACGCATCACATATTCATGTAGCACTGACCCATGTCCCGGTCATTGGCATTATCTTTAGCGGTGTTCTCTTGTTAATCGCCTTCCTTATGATGGACAAGAAATGGCAAGGCATCGCATTCTGGTTTATATTCTTTGTCGCACTTTCCACCATCCCTGTCTTTTTCTCAGGTGAACCGACGGAGGACATCATCGAGAAACTTGCCGGAGTCTCAAAGACCTTTATTGAGAAACATGAGGCGTTCGCAACTATTTCATTTGTCACCATGATAATACTTGGACTCCTGTCTATTATTGGCCTCATCATCTACAGAAACAAACCCATGTTCCCAGGATATTTTCAGGGGGGTATGCTGATATTCACCATAATCGTCATGTTCCTGTTTACATACACCGCTTATCTTGGCGGTCAAGTCCGTCATAGTGAAATCCGGTCAGACTTTAAGATCAGCGGGCCGGGTCAGGCAGGCGATGCTGCAAATCATATTGATCATGACGATGACTGACGCCTTCTAAAGAATATCAGGAAAAGAGCAGAGGCAATAATAGCAGTCGCTGTCCCGAACAGGAAGGTCGCCTGCGGGCCTTTTATATCCCATAATAGTCCGGCAAGGAAACTTGATGGAAGGGTAACCAATCCTGTGATGGTGTGATAGACGCCATAACCTGTACCTTTGGCATTATCAGGCAGGAGGGTCGCCACAAAGGCCCTCTGCTGTCCTTCACTTATACCCATAAAGATACCGTAAAGGAGGAAGAGTATCCATACAGTGGTCTGACTGCCGGCAAAGGCAAACCCAACGTATATCAAACCAAAGAGTATATAACTGCCCAGAATCATCCGTTTCTTTCCAAAGTAGTCAGCAGCAATGCCGGCAGGTAAGGACGATACGGAATAGACTGCGTTAAACAAGAGATAGAGGGTAGTAACATCCAGCAGGCTGCCCCCAACATCCTGAATCTTGAGTATGATGAATGCGTCACTGGAGTTACCCAATGTAAAGATGGATACGACAACAAGAAACTTTCTGAAATTGACATCAGTAAAACTGAGGCTTAGCAATTTCCTGTGACTTCCAGGATTTGACGGTTGTAACTTCTCTCTGACAAATGATATGATCAGGATAACTGCGGCCAATCCAGGCAGGATAGACAACCAGAATATAGTCCTGAAGGCAACTTCAGTTGTACCGTAATCCCGCATAAAAGCGTCTTCAGAATTGTAGTTAACACCGAAAAAGTATAGGACTACTAAAGCAATTGCCGGCCCCGCAATAGCGCCGAGGGTATCCATCATCCTGTGAAAACCAAAGGCCCGTCCGAGGCGAACTGATTCCGTAGACTCGGCTATTATTGCATCCCTTGGAGCTGTCCTGATCCCTTTGCCGATCCTGTCAATAAAACGGTAACCCAAAACACCAAACCATGATGTGGCTGCTGCAAGGATGGGGCGGGTAAAGGTTGATAATCCATAACCATACAGTATAAGGGGCTTTCTTTTTCTCATCCTGTCTGAAATATAACCGGAAACAACCTTAAGGAGGCTTGCCGTGCTTTCTGCAACACCTTCGACCAAACCAACGATAGTCTTATTTACTCCGAGGATATTGGTAAGGAAGAGTGGCATGAGCGGATATATCATCTCGCTCGACACATCCATGAAAAAACTCACCCAGCCGAGGGTAAATACATTGCGCTCAAAACCGAGGATTTTTTTGTTGTTATAATCCATCTGACCTCATATCCCTACCCTCTCCCTCAACTCCTCAAGATATTCCCACCGCCTGTAGGCGGATATGAGTTCTTCTTCAATTATTTCGAATCTTGCTTTGGCCTTGTTCATCTCAGCAGGGGTCCTTTTAAAATATTCCGCATCTGACATAAGCCTGAAAAGTTCTTCCCGTTCGCTTTCAAGCTGTTCGATTCTTTCCGGCAAAGAGACCAATTCCTTTTCTTCCTTAAAGGAGAGCTTCAGTTTGCGGGGTCTCTCTTTTTTTATGACCTGCTCTTCGGCATGTCCTTTGGCTGCTGGTTGTAATTCATTGACCGAAGGCCTTCGCTGCAATATCCAGTCATCATATCCGCCGGGGTATTCGGCTATAATCCCATCACCTTCCAAAACCATGGTGCTGGTAACCACATTATTAAGGAAGGCGCGGTCGTGGCTGACTAACAGGAGCGTTCCCGAATATTCAACCAAAAGTTCCTCCAGCAGCTCCAGTGTCTCGATATCCAGATCATTGGTCGGCTCATCCATGACAAGGACATTGGACGGCCTGGTAAAAAGCCTGGCCAGAAAAAGGCGGTTTCGCTCACCGCCTGAAAGGACCCTGGCCGATGTGCGGGCGCGCTCAGGGGAAAAGAGAAAATCCTGCAGGTATCCTATAATATGCCGGGACCTGCCGTTGATGGTAACCGTATCTCCCTTACCGCAGACATTTTCAATCACCGTCTTTTCTTCATCCAACTGTTCCCGCAACTGGTCGTAATAGGCAACCTCAAGATTTGTCCCCAGGCGCACCTTTCCCTGAGTGGGAGCCATCTTACCCAACAGTAACCGCAGGAGGGTGGTCTTACCCGCACCATTGGGGCCGATAACACCGATCTTATCTCCGCGCATAATCTGAGTTGAGAAATCTCTGATAATGCAGTTGTCGCCGTAACTGTATCCGAGATTGGAGACTTTTATAACGAGATGTCCGGAGATTTCGGACTCCTGAGCACGCATACTGACCTGGCCGATCGCCTTACGCTGGGATTTTTTCTCCTCGCGCATCCGTTCCAGCGCCCTGACTCTACCCTCGTTGCGGGTACGACGGGCCTTGACCCCCTTCCTGATCCATCTTTCTTCCTCAGTCAGGGCCTTGTCAAACTCCGCCTGCCTTACCGCTTCATTATCAAGGGCATTTTGCTTACGGATTAAAAAGGTTTCGTAATCACAGCTCCAGCTAAAAAGCCTTCCCCGGTCGAGTTCGATGATACGCGTGGCGATATTACGCATAAACATACGGTCGTGAGTTACAAGGAGCAGTGTCCCCGGGTAAGTCTTTAAAAATCCTTCCAGCCAGTTGATGGAATCCATATCAAGATGATTGGTCGGCTCATCGAGGAGGAGAATGCCAGGCTTTAGTACCAGCGCCTTTGCGAGGAGTGTCCGGCGCTTTTGACCTCCGGATAAATTGGTGAAATCGGATTCCGGGTCAAGCTTCATTTGGGCAATGACATATTCCACCTGATTGTTGATATCCCAGCCCCCGGTATGATCCAATTCCGTCTGCAGCCGCGCAAGCCTTCGCATGAGTTCAGGTGTGTGTTCAGTCAGCAACTGATGGCTGACATGATGATAATCCATGATAAGATTACCGCGATTGCCCAAACCAGAGGCCACTATATCAAAAACGCTTCCGGTCATATCTGCCGGAATCTCCTGCGGTAAATGCGTAATCTCAACTCCCTGCTGACGGATAATCTTTCCGCTGTCTACACCCATCTGTCCGGCTATCACCTTCATCAGCGTGGTTTTGCCGGTCCCGTTGCGCCCCAAAAGGGCCACGCGCTCCCCTGCTTCAAGATGAAGGGTTAACTCGTCAAACAAAGGAGGTCCGCCAAAGGTGACGGATATTTCATTGAGACTGATAAGTGCCATAGCTATTTAGTGATCCTGTGATTGTTAAGCCCGAATAAATTATATTCCTTTATGCAGTCAATTATCAAACATAGATTGTTATTCTCTTTAACAAATGGTATTATTTGCGAAAATTTGGGGATGGACAGAAAATGCCTGATTTAAAGAAGGAAATCTTAGAGGACTATCTCTCTGACCTCTATAAGGGTGATGCACGTATATCATCCATCAGTGAAATAGGGAAGGCAGAGACAGAAGAACTCAAGGGTTTTGGATACGGGGTGCCATACCTTATAAGATTTTCTGTAAACAATATGGAGAAGAGGATTGTACTTGCGACCATGTCTCCTAACTCATTCGGGCATGACCATTTTTCTGACCGGGCACAGAACCTGCTCTGGGACAACTCCTCATATAATCATCTGCCTAAACATGTCAGGTCTGTAGGCGTCGGGGCATTTACACCGGAAGGCAATATCATCTCTGCAGGTGAGGCTGAAGAGTTCTTTATTGTCACTGAATTTGCTGAGGGTAAAGGCTATAACAAGGACCTTGAAAGACTGCTTAACACGGGGAAGTTTGAATATACCGATGAAGCGAGGGCAAAGGCACTTGCGGAATATCTTGTTTCAATTCATAAAGTTAAGATGGATGCACCACATCTTTACACAAGGAGAATACGGGACCTCATTGGACATGGTGAGTGCATCATGGGGCTTATTGACAATTACAGGACAGGATATGAGTTCATCACTGAGGAACTACTTCAAAAGATAGAAGAGGGGTGTGTCAAATGGAGGTGGAAGATTAAGGGCATGGCCCACCGCCTCTGCCAGGTGCATGGCGACTTTCACCCCTGGAATATCCTCTTCAGGGAGGGGACAGACTACACGGTACTCGACAGGGCAAGGGGGGAGTGGGGGGAGCCTGCTGATGATGTTTCCACAATGGCCATTAACTACATATTCTTTTCAATTCAACAACATGGAAGGCTCGAAGGGGTGTTTGAGAGACTTTTCAATGTATTCTGGGAGACATATTTTGACAGATCGGGCGACAAGGAGATGCTCAGGGTCATACAGCCGTTTTTTATATGGCGCGGGCTGGTAATCGGAAGCCCGTTGTGGTATCCTACATTGCCTCTCGACAGGCGGAGGAAGGTATTTAACTTTATAGAAAACCTGCTTGCAGAGGATGAATTCAAGCCGGAAAGGGTTAACGAGTATCTGGGGTAGCGGAGATTTTCAGGTGAACCGTCATGAGCCCTTCGACTGTTCGGCACGCTCACAGCTCGGGGCTCACAAAGGTCGATGAAAACGTCATTCCCGCGTAAGCGGGAATCCAGACCGAGGCCTGGTTCTGGATTCCCACTCCCCGCTTAAATCCTGCGGAAACAGGTTCCGTGAGAATGACGGGTATATTGGACAATGTATCTAAAATATAATTCCTTGTGTCCTTTGTGTCTTTGTGGTAAGTAACGGGGGTTTTCAGATGAACGAAGGTTTTGCAATTTGGATTACAGGACTACCGGCTTCCGGG
This is a stretch of genomic DNA from Nitrospirota bacterium. It encodes these proteins:
- a CDS encoding MFS transporter; this translates as MDYNNKKILGFERNVFTLGWVSFFMDVSSEMIYPLMPLFLTNILGVNKTIVGLVEGVAESTASLLKVVSGYISDRMRKRKPLILYGYGLSTFTRPILAAATSWFGVLGYRFIDRIGKGIRTAPRDAIIAESTESVRLGRAFGFHRMMDTLGAIAGPAIALVVLYFFGVNYNSEDAFMRDYGTTEVAFRTIFWLSILPGLAAVILIISFVREKLQPSNPGSHRKLLSLSFTDVNFRKFLVVVSIFTLGNSSDAFIILKIQDVGGSLLDVTTLYLLFNAVYSVSSLPAGIAADYFGKKRMILGSYILFGLIYVGFAFAGSQTTVWILFLLYGIFMGISEGQQRAFVATLLPDNAKGTGYGVYHTITGLVTLPSSFLAGLLWDIKGPQATFLFGTATAIIASALFLIFFRRRQSSS
- a CDS encoding ATP-binding cassette domain-containing protein, producing MALISLNEISVTFGGPPLFDELTLHLEAGERVALLGRNGTGKTTLMKVIAGQMGVDSGKIIRQQGVEITHLPQEIPADMTGSVFDIVASGLGNRGNLIMDYHHVSHQLLTEHTPELMRRLARLQTELDHTGGWDINNQVEYVIAQMKLDPESDFTNLSGGQKRRTLLAKALVLKPGILLLDEPTNHLDMDSINWLEGFLKTYPGTLLLVTHDRMFMRNIATRIIELDRGRLFSWSCDYETFLIRKQNALDNEAVRQAEFDKALTEEERWIRKGVKARRTRNEGRVRALERMREEKKSQRKAIGQVSMRAQESEISGHLVIKVSNLGYSYGDNCIIRDFSTQIMRGDKIGVIGPNGAGKTTLLRLLLGKMAPTQGKVRLGTNLEVAYYDQLREQLDEEKTVIENVCGKGDTVTINGRSRHIIGYLQDFLFSPERARTSARVLSGGERNRLFLARLFTRPSNVLVMDEPTNDLDIETLELLEELLVEYSGTLLLVSHDRAFLNNVVTSTMVLEGDGIIAEYPGGYDDWILQRRPSVNELQPAAKGHAEEQVIKKERPRKLKLSFKEEKELVSLPERIEQLESEREELFRLMSDAEYFKRTPAEMNKAKARFEIIEEELISAYRRWEYLEELRERVGI
- a CDS encoding phosphotransferase; its protein translation is MPDLKKEILEDYLSDLYKGDARISSISEIGKAETEELKGFGYGVPYLIRFSVNNMEKRIVLATMSPNSFGHDHFSDRAQNLLWDNSSYNHLPKHVRSVGVGAFTPEGNIISAGEAEEFFIVTEFAEGKGYNKDLERLLNTGKFEYTDEARAKALAEYLVSIHKVKMDAPHLYTRRIRDLIGHGECIMGLIDNYRTGYEFITEELLQKIEEGCVKWRWKIKGMAHRLCQVHGDFHPWNILFREGTDYTVLDRARGEWGEPADDVSTMAINYIFFSIQQHGRLEGVFERLFNVFWETYFDRSGDKEMLRVIQPFFIWRGLVIGSPLWYPTLPLDRRRKVFNFIENLLAEDEFKPERVNEYLG